CGAAGATCCAGTTGCCCACCCGCGTGCGCAGCAGCAGCCAGCTCGCGATCGCCACGAACACGATCCACCAGAGCACGGTGATCTTCACCGAGACCCCGCCGAACACCACCGCGACGAGCCACCCACCGAGACCGGGCAGGAGCATCGTCAGCGACGGATCCGGCACCACCAGGTCCGCGGCGAACACCTGCTGCGCGCTCGCGAACCCGTCCATGTCGGCGACCGAGTCGCTCGCGACGTTGCCGGTCACCAGCTTCGTCAGACCGAGGTTGAGACCGGTCAGCATCAGGAACATCGCCAGCGTGACGATGAAGCTCGGCAGGCCCGTCCGGATCACGAGCACGCCGTTGACGAAGCCGATCGCCAGCGCGACGACGAGCGAGATGAGGACACCCGCCCAGACGTTCAGCGTCAGCTGGTAGCTCATCAGCGAGGCCGCGAGCGCCGAGCTCGTGACCGCAACGCCGGCGGACAGGTCGAACTCACCGCCGATCATGAGCAGCGCCACGGCGAGCGCCATGATGCCGATCGTCGAGCTCGCGTAGAGCACGGTGGCCAGCGACGACGCCTGCAGGAACGTGTCGGCGACCACCGCGAAGAAGACGAACACGACCACGGCGCCCAGCAGCGACGCGAACTCCGGGCGTGCCATGCCGCGGCCCAGGAACGACCGCCGGACGACGCGCTCGTCGGTCGCGGCCTGGGCGGCCGTGGTCACCGGGTGCCCTTGTCGGCGAACTTCCCGATCTTGTCGACACCGTCCTTGGTCACGATCTGCGGGCCGGTGAGGACCGTCTGACCGCCGCCGATGACGTTGCCATTGTTGATCTGCAGCCAGATCTGGTCGACCGCGAGGTAGCCCTGCAGGTACGGCTGCTGGTCGACGGCGAACTGGATCTCGTCCTTCTTGATCGCGTCGACGAGGCTCTTGTTCAGGTCGAACGTCGACACCTTCGCGTCACTGCCCGCGTCCTTCACCGAGCTGACGGCGGTCAGGGCGATCGGCGCGCCGAGGGTCAGCACGCTGTCGATGCTCTTGTCGGCCTGGAGCCTCGCGGTGATGGCGGACTTCACGCTCGGCATGTTCTCGCCGTTGACGTTGAGGTTGACCATCTCGCCGTCGAACGTCTTCTTCGCACCGGCGCACCGCGCCTCGAGACCCACGTGTCCCTGCTCGTGGATGACGCACAGGGCCTTCTTGGCGCCGGTCGTGTTCAGCTGCGTGCCCGCCGCCTCACCGGCGATCCCTTCCTCCTGGCCGAAGTGCGCGATGGCGCCGTACGCCGCGGACTCCTTCTCCCCGGCGTTGATCGTCACCACGGGGATGCCGGCGTCGACGGCCTTCTCGACCGCGGACTTCATGGCGTCGGGCTTCGCCAGCGTGACGATGAGGCCGTCGACCTTCTGGTTGATCGCGGTGTCGATCAGCTGCGCCTGCCGAGCACCGTCCGGGTCGTTGGAGTAGAGGAACTGCGCGTTGTCCTTCTGTGCAGCGGCCTTCGCGCCCTTCTGCACGATGTCCCAGAAGGTGTCACCCGCCTCGCTGTGGGTGACCATCGCGACCTTGATGCGAGGAGTCTTCGCGACGTTCCCGCCGCCCGCCTCCTGGCTCTCCTCCGCCTTCTTCCCACCCTGGCCGCTGCACGCGACCATGGACAGACCGAGCGTCGCCACCGCGATCGCCGGCAGGATCCTCCTGCGCACCACACCCATCACGCTCTCCTTTGAGCCGTGTCGTCACTGCCTGAGGTCGTTCCTAGCCGAGCGTCGGGAAGCTGAAGCTCGCCCCCGACGCGTGCTCGACGTGCGGCCACCGCGCGGTGACCGCCTTCCCCCTGGTGTAGAACTGCACACCCTCCGGACCGTGCACGTGGTGGCCGCCGAAGAGGGAGTCCTTCCAGCCACCGAAACTGTAGAACGCCAGCGGGGTCGGGATCGGCACGTTGACGCCGATCATCCCCACGGTCACCCGGCGCTGGAACTCCCGGGCGGCCTCGCCGCTGCTCGTGAAGATCGCGGTGCCGTTGCCGTACGGGTTCGCGTTGACGAGCTCGATCGCCTCGTCGAGGGTCTCCGCGCGGAGGACGACGAGCACCGGGCCGAAGATCTCGTCACGGTACACGGCCATCTCCGGTGTGACCCGGTCGAACAGCGTGGGGCCGACGTAGAACCCACCGTCGTTCCCCTCGACGCTCACGCCGCGGCCGTCGACGAGCAGCTCGGCACCCTCGGACACGCCGCCGTCGACCGCGGACAGCACGCGCTCCCTCGCCTCGGGGGTGACGACGGGTCCCATGTCCGCGGACTCGTCGGACCCCGGGCCCACGCGGACGGACGAGGCGCGTGCGCTCAGCCGATCGACGAGCGCGTCGCCGACCGCGCCGACCGCCACCACCGCCGAGATGGCCATGCACCGCTGCCCCGCGGAGCCGTAGCCCGCCGTGGTGAGGTGCTCGGCCGCGAAGTCGAGGTCGGCGTCGGGCAGCACCACCGCGTGGTTCTTCGCACCGCCGAGAGCCTGCACTCGCTTG
The window above is part of the Streptosporangiales bacterium genome. Proteins encoded here:
- a CDS encoding ABC transporter permease; this translates as MARPEFASLLGAVVVFVFFAVVADTFLQASSLATVLYASSTIGIMALAVALLMIGGEFDLSAGVAVTSSALAASLMSYQLTLNVWAGVLISLVVALAIGFVNGVLVIRTGLPSFIVTLAMFLMLTGLNLGLTKLVTGNVASDSVADMDGFASAQQVFAADLVVPDPSLTMLLPGLGGWLVAVVFGGVSVKITVLWWIVFVAIASWLLLRTRVGNWIFAVGGSKESARAVGVPVARTKIGLFMGVSFAAWFSGMHLVFAFNTVQSGEGVGNEFLYIIAAVIGGCLLTGGYGSAVGSAIGALIFGMANQGIVYAEWNPDWFKFFLGAMLLFATVVNVWVRKRVEASR
- a CDS encoding substrate-binding domain-containing protein, which gives rise to MGVVRRRILPAIAVATLGLSMVACSGQGGKKAEESQEAGGGNVAKTPRIKVAMVTHSEAGDTFWDIVQKGAKAAAQKDNAQFLYSNDPDGARQAQLIDTAINQKVDGLIVTLAKPDAMKSAVEKAVDAGIPVVTINAGEKESAAYGAIAHFGQEEGIAGEAAGTQLNTTGAKKALCVIHEQGHVGLEARCAGAKKTFDGEMVNLNVNGENMPSVKSAITARLQADKSIDSVLTLGAPIALTAVSSVKDAGSDAKVSTFDLNKSLVDAIKKDEIQFAVDQQPYLQGYLAVDQIWLQINNGNVIGGGQTVLTGPQIVTKDGVDKIGKFADKGTR
- the mmsA gene encoding CoA-acylating methylmalonate-semialdehyde dehydrogenase, with product MNTIEHWIDGAATAGASTRRGTVWNPATGERQAEVVLGSAADVDLAVRAATKALETWRDESPVKRARVMFRFRDLVERHADEIAKVISAEHGKVVSDAAGEVQRGLEVVEFACGIPQLLKGDFSDQVSRGIDAYAFRQPLGVVAGITPFNFPAMVPMWMHPIAIACGNTFVLKPSERDPSASLLVAELYAEAGLPEGVYNVVHGDKEAVDAVLDHPEIAAVSFVGSTPIARYIYERAAKNGKRVQALGGAKNHAVVLPDADLDFAAEHLTTAGYGSAGQRCMAISAVVAVGAVGDALVDRLSARASSVRVGPGSDESADMGPVVTPEARERVLSAVDGGVSEGAELLVDGRGVSVEGNDGGFYVGPTLFDRVTPEMAVYRDEIFGPVLVVLRAETLDEAIELVNANPYGNGTAIFTSSGEAAREFQRRVTVGMIGVNVPIPTPLAFYSFGGWKDSLFGGHHVHGPEGVQFYTRGKAVTARWPHVEHASGASFSFPTLG